The Bubalus kerabau isolate K-KA32 ecotype Philippines breed swamp buffalo chromosome X, PCC_UOA_SB_1v2, whole genome shotgun sequence genome has a segment encoding these proteins:
- the LOC129639104 gene encoding zinc finger protein 75D-like isoform X2: MSQAGEKLFPEQIMMSPVKAPACLYPHVEVLQGTKRSVKESSNKSKKSSPQMGSLNPESARQHFRSFCYHDAPGPYEAVSQLQELCSQWLRPEIHSKEQILELLVLEQFLDVLPSHIQNWVQKYHPQNVKEAVALVDRFQRESGGISNEVTAHELGNDTALLGGTEVAPGFKWKPAEPQPMGVFQEECSNIYQVLQEPGWNTQKESQPVDEGAVPAKESPTFSPRWKLASEHTLPKSQSPLTFEDVALYFSEEEWKIMTPDQKTLYLDVMQGIYEDVAFLGLNLKNDTGNDPPVSLPTLEIQPSGCEVLRKATMKDAETTVGNVNHGDTFRAVEVLRHHRLE; encoded by the exons ATGTCACAAGCAGGAGAAAAGCTGTTCCCAGAGCAAATAATGATGAGCCCTGTGAAGGCGCCTGCATGCTTGTACCCACATGTGGAGGTTTTACAGGGGACTAAGAGGTCTGTGAAAGAGAGTTCCAATAAGAGTAAGAAATCCAGCCCACAGATGGGCAGTCTTAATCCTGAGAGTGCTCGCCAGCACTTCCGGAGCTTCTGTTATCATGACGCACCTGGACCGTATGAGGCCGTCAGCCAACTGCAGGAATTATGCTCTCAGTGGCTGAGGCCAGAGATCCACTCAAAAGAGCAAATCTTGGAATTgctggtgctggagcagttcCTGGACGTTCTGCCCAGTCATATCCAGAACTGGGTGCAGAAGTATCATCCACAGAACGTCAAAGAGGCTGTGGCCCTGGTAGACCGCTTTCAGAGAGAATCTGGTGGAATAAGCAATGAG GTCACAGCCCATGAACTGGGAAATGACACAGCGCTCTTGGGAGGAACAGAAGTGGCCCCAGGCTTTAAGTGGAAGCCAGCAGAGCCCCAACCAATGGGTGTGTTCCAGGAAGAATGTTCGAATATATACCAGGTACTGCAGGAGCCGGGCTGGAATACTCAGAAAGAAAGccagcctgtggatgaaggag CTGTGCCTGCTAAAGAGAGTCCAACCTTTTCCCCAAGGTGGAAGTTGGCATCTGAGCACACCTTGCCTAAGTCCCAG AGTCCATTGACATTTGAAGATGTGGCCTTGTATTTTTCCGAGGAAGAATGGAAAATAATGACCCCTGATCAGAAGACCCTCTACCTTGATGTAATGCAGGGTATCTATGAGGATGTCGCCTTTCTAG GGttaaacctcaaaaatgacacTGGAAATGACCCACCTGTATCTCTTCCTACATTAGAGATACAACCATCAGGATGCGAAGTATTAAGAAAGGCCACCATGAAAGACGCTGAGACAACAGTGGGCAATGTAAATCACGGTGATACATTCAGG GCAGTGGAGGTTCTACGCCATCACCGACTTGAATAA
- the LOC129639104 gene encoding zinc finger protein 75D-like isoform X1, translated as MSQAGEKLFPEQIMMSPVKAPACLYPHVEVLQGTKRSVKESSNKSKKSSPQMGSLNPESARQHFRSFCYHDAPGPYEAVSQLQELCSQWLRPEIHSKEQILELLVLEQFLDVLPSHIQNWVQKYHPQNVKEAVALVDRFQRESGGISNEVTAHELGNDTALLGGTEVAPGFKWKPAEPQPMGVFQEECSNIYQVLQEPGWNTQKESQPVDEGAVPAKESPTFSPRWKLASEHTLPKSQSPLTFEDVALYFSEEEWKIMTPDQKTLYLDVMQGIYEDVAFLGLNLKNDTGNDPPVSLPTLEIQPSGCEVLRKATMKDAETTVGNVNHGDTFRVQKRPRSPEAPALASHFVAGDELH; from the exons ATGTCACAAGCAGGAGAAAAGCTGTTCCCAGAGCAAATAATGATGAGCCCTGTGAAGGCGCCTGCATGCTTGTACCCACATGTGGAGGTTTTACAGGGGACTAAGAGGTCTGTGAAAGAGAGTTCCAATAAGAGTAAGAAATCCAGCCCACAGATGGGCAGTCTTAATCCTGAGAGTGCTCGCCAGCACTTCCGGAGCTTCTGTTATCATGACGCACCTGGACCGTATGAGGCCGTCAGCCAACTGCAGGAATTATGCTCTCAGTGGCTGAGGCCAGAGATCCACTCAAAAGAGCAAATCTTGGAATTgctggtgctggagcagttcCTGGACGTTCTGCCCAGTCATATCCAGAACTGGGTGCAGAAGTATCATCCACAGAACGTCAAAGAGGCTGTGGCCCTGGTAGACCGCTTTCAGAGAGAATCTGGTGGAATAAGCAATGAG GTCACAGCCCATGAACTGGGAAATGACACAGCGCTCTTGGGAGGAACAGAAGTGGCCCCAGGCTTTAAGTGGAAGCCAGCAGAGCCCCAACCAATGGGTGTGTTCCAGGAAGAATGTTCGAATATATACCAGGTACTGCAGGAGCCGGGCTGGAATACTCAGAAAGAAAGccagcctgtggatgaaggag CTGTGCCTGCTAAAGAGAGTCCAACCTTTTCCCCAAGGTGGAAGTTGGCATCTGAGCACACCTTGCCTAAGTCCCAG AGTCCATTGACATTTGAAGATGTGGCCTTGTATTTTTCCGAGGAAGAATGGAAAATAATGACCCCTGATCAGAAGACCCTCTACCTTGATGTAATGCAGGGTATCTATGAGGATGTCGCCTTTCTAG GGttaaacctcaaaaatgacacTGGAAATGACCCACCTGTATCTCTTCCTACATTAGAGATACAACCATCAGGATGCGAAGTATTAAGAAAGGCCACCATGAAAGACGCTGAGACAACAGTGGGCAATGTAAATCACGGTGATACATTCAGGGTACAGAAACGACCTCGCAGTCCCGAAGCCCCAGCTCTGGCCAGCCACTTCGTGGCTGGTGACGAACTGCACTAA